The following is a genomic window from Candidatus Nealsonbacteria bacterium CG07_land_8_20_14_0_80_39_13.
GAATAGCTAAAATCGTCCACATAGACCTTATCTCTGAAAAAACCGCTTCATAGCGGTTTTTTTGATATATTCAACAAAAGTCCAACTGCAACTAATTCTGTTATAAGGTGAGAGCAACCATAGCTTATAAAAGGTAAAGGTACTCCGGTTAAGGGCAGAACCCCTATCATTGAACCTATATTAATAAATCCCTGAAATACGATCCACGAAGAAATCCCCATAGCAACTAATTGAGAAAATTTATCTTTGTTTTCCTTGGCAACATTAAAGCATCTCCATAGAAAAAGCAAGAACAAAATTATCAATAAAATACTGCCTAAGAAGCCTGTTTCTTCAGCAAAGACAGCAAAGGTTGAATCGGAAATTGATTCAGGCAATAAACCGTATTTTTGAGTAGACATTCCTAACCCCACCCCGAAAATACCCCCTGAACCAACAGCAATTAAAGCTTGCTTTGTATGATAACCGAGGCCCATTGGGTCAGTTTCCGGTTTTAAGAAAACAAGAAGCCTGTCGCACCTATAAGGCGCAATTTTTATTAAAGCGATTAAGCACCCCAACCCGGCCAAGATCATCAAAACAGTCTGCCAAAGAGAAGTACTGGCGGAA
Proteins encoded in this region:
- the ftsW gene encoding putative lipid II flippase FtsW — its product is MLKFSAKKINPDYTLLGSAIALVFLGIIVLASVSTFVSQKLFGNTYHFLAHQLLLGLLPGLILGFLAFKIDLNYYRKYIPLLLLANLFLMLLVFLPIIGSSLGGASRWVHLGFISFQPSEFLKLTFILYLSSWLAAMMEGRRSVSSAFLPFIFIIIIISLFLVLQPDIGTLGIIVFSAVAMYFSASTSLWQTVLMILAGLGCLIALIKIAPYRCDRLLVFLKPETDPMGLGYHTKQALIAVGSGGIFGVGLGMSTQKYGLLPESISDSTFAVFAEETGFLGSILLIILFLLFLWRCFNVAKENKDKFSQLVAMGISSWIVFQGFINIGSMIGVLPLTGVPLPFISYGCSHLITELVAVGLLLNISKKPL